From Clostridia bacterium, the proteins below share one genomic window:
- the nrdR gene encoding transcriptional regulator NrdR, which yields MKCLFCGCEESKVVDSRSIEEGNAIRRRRECEGCGRRFTTFETIETTPILVIKNSGVRQPFDKNKLKNGIIKACEKRPVAMRQVDSLVEDIQKQLFNSLEQEVTSKRIGELVMEGLKSIDEVAYIRFASVYRQFKDSATFIQEMTKIFEPEKKI from the coding sequence ATGAAATGTTTATTTTGCGGTTGTGAAGAAAGCAAGGTTGTTGATTCTAGGTCAATCGAAGAAGGCAACGCTATTCGCCGTCGTAGGGAGTGCGAAGGCTGCGGAAGGCGTTTTACGACTTTCGAAACGATAGAGACTACGCCTATATTAGTAATCAAAAATAGCGGAGTACGCCAACCTTTTGACAAAAATAAGCTTAAAAATGGTATTATAAAAGCCTGTGAAAAACGACCTGTCGCAATGCGTCAAGTCGATAGTCTTGTAGAAGACATACAAAAGCAACTTTTTAATTCGCTAGAACAAGAAGTTACAAGCAAGCGTATCGGCGAGCTTGTTATGGAGGGTCTTAAAAGCATAGACGAGGTCGCTTACATTCGTTTTGCCTCAGTGTATAGACAATTTAAAGACAGCGCAACTTTTATTCAAGAAATGACAAAAATTTTTGAACCTGAAAAAAAGATATAA
- the rpsT gene encoding 30S ribosomal protein S20 yields the protein MPNIKSAEKRVSVSNKKKLENQMVRSQMNTAIKKFNAAISSSDLELAKKLLPIAESKIDGAATKGVIHKNCANRKKSQVSKALYQLVNGIVVIKIDAKTQKQAEQKAAAVKKAEEQATIKATINDARKAKEAAKVPAPKKSAKPVASPVKKTEEKKETAKKAPKKVAKPVEQPVDEPTDEIK from the coding sequence ATGCCTAACATTAAATCCGCAGAAAAGAGAGTTTCTGTTTCAAACAAGAAAAAACTTGAAAATCAAATGGTTCGTTCGCAAATGAACACCGCAATCAAAAAATTTAACGCAGCTATTTCTAGTAGCGACCTTGAACTTGCTAAGAAATTATTGCCTATCGCCGAAAGCAAAATCGACGGCGCAGCAACTAAGGGCGTTATCCACAAAAATTGCGCTAACCGCAAAAAATCACAAGTTAGTAAAGCTTTGTATCAACTTGTAAACGGCATTGTCGTAATCAAGATTGACGCTAAGACACAAAAGCAAGCCGAGCAAAAGGCTGCCGCAGTCAAAAAAGCCGAAGAACAAGCCACAATTAAGGCGACTATTAACGACGCAAGAAAGGCAAAAGAAGCTGCAAAAGTTCCTGCTCCCAAAAAGTCCGCTAAGCCTGTCGCTAGTCCGGTTAAGAAGACTGAGGAAAAGAAAGAAACAGCCAAAAAAGCTCCAAAGAAAGTTGCTAAGCCAGTTGAGCAACCTGTCGACGAGCCTACCGACGAGATTAAATAA
- a CDS encoding aspartate/glutamate racemase family protein, with the protein MSIVIIDSGVGGSSVYQKVKKLLPQQNYIYFCDNLHFPYGERSVMELQQIAKQNIDYLINNYQVSCFVLACNTITACAIDCLRSTYLDYSFVGTEPPIKQALEYTANNCLVASTRATALSQRLKERFNQDNVKFVAFDKLASMVECQEPSKNISRYINSVLEKQDYNFDCVALGCTHFLLCKYEFSQAFIGEVFDGSLGVASRVKQLVGKARQEFACSVILTKHDDNKYNQIVKLLQ; encoded by the coding sequence GTGAGCATTGTTATAATTGATAGCGGAGTAGGGGGAAGCTCCGTTTACCAAAAGGTAAAAAAATTACTTCCTCAGCAAAATTACATATATTTTTGCGATAATTTGCATTTCCCATACGGAGAGCGTAGCGTTATGGAGTTGCAACAAATAGCCAAACAAAACATCGATTACTTGATAAACAATTACCAAGTAAGTTGTTTTGTTTTAGCTTGCAATACTATTACGGCTTGCGCAATAGATTGTCTGCGGTCAACCTACCTAGACTATTCTTTCGTAGGCACTGAACCGCCAATTAAACAAGCGCTTGAATATACGGCTAATAATTGCTTAGTCGCCAGCACTCGGGCGACAGCGTTAAGTCAACGCTTAAAAGAGCGTTTTAACCAAGATAACGTTAAATTTGTAGCTTTTGACAAGCTTGCCTCAATGGTAGAATGTCAAGAGCCAAGCAAAAATATTAGTAGATATATCAATAGCGTACTTGAAAAACAAGATTATAATTTTGACTGCGTAGCCTTAGGTTGCACGCATTTTTTATTATGTAAATACGAATTTTCCCAAGCATTTATCGGCGAAGTGTTTGATGGTAGCTTAGGGGTTGCGTCTAGGGTTAAACAATTAGTCGGCAAGGCTAGGCAAGAATTTGCTTGTTCGGTTATTTTAACCAAGCACGACGACAACAAATACAATCAAATTGTTAAGTTATTACAGTAA
- a CDS encoding elongation factor G, producing the protein MIAKDIRNFALIGHSGEGKTTLAEAILFNAKAIDRQGKVDDGNSTLDFDPEEIAKKISISLSVANGTYRQTKFNIIDVPGYFDFDGEKVQALSVADSAIIVTSASGDMSVGTEKSIDYCIANKIPAIIFINGLDKENTNYQGTVSAITERYLTKVTPLFIPITKGGFSGFANVLNGKFYQTSDEANAIEMPSAIADEVASLHSKVVESAAESDDKLMEKYFEEGDLTEEEVEQGLKQGVLNCVTIPIFGGAAYSNKGIFNLMNHIISLLPSPDKREIIATDDDGNSKTIKCDATCPVVLRVFKTVVDPFVGRLTYFKLLSGSLKSGLMLKNANKDSEEKISSMYFVKGKKQEPTDTITAGDIGAVSKLNTPTTGDVLSEGVELTLPPINMPSPVLSMAVYAAKKGEEDKIFAGLSKLKDEDISFSVVKNIETNEMLLSGVGENQLDILCRKLRNKFGVEAVLKEPRIAYKETIKGKATAEGKHKKQSGGAGQYGVATIEFEAGAADGMYEFCDKVVGGAIPKQFIPAVDKGLKEAVKKGILAGYPMINLKCSVIDGKYHPVDSKEIAFVSAAKLAYEEAIPNAKPILLEPVYLIKVTVPESFMGDILGDLNKRRGRVLGMEPDQGRQIISAEVPMAEITKYATDLRSMTQGRGSFTLEFIRYDEVPALSATKIIEDAKKRATEEE; encoded by the coding sequence ATGATCGCAAAAGACATTCGCAATTTTGCTCTTATAGGGCACAGCGGTGAGGGTAAGACCACCCTAGCCGAAGCTATACTTTTTAACGCTAAGGCAATAGACAGACAAGGCAAAGTCGACGACGGCAACAGCACGCTTGACTTTGACCCCGAAGAAATAGCTAAAAAAATATCTATTTCGCTATCGGTAGCTAACGGCACTTATAGGCAAACTAAATTTAATATTATCGACGTTCCCGGCTATTTTGACTTTGACGGCGAGAAAGTACAAGCTCTTTCGGTTGCCGACTCTGCTATAATCGTAACTTCGGCTTCGGGCGATATGTCCGTAGGCACAGAGAAGTCCATAGATTACTGTATTGCAAACAAAATACCCGCAATTATATTTATCAACGGTCTTGACAAAGAGAATACTAATTATCAAGGTACTGTTTCGGCAATAACCGAGCGTTATTTAACCAAAGTTACCCCGTTATTTATTCCTATTACTAAGGGTGGATTTAGCGGTTTTGCAAACGTTCTTAATGGTAAATTCTACCAAACTAGCGACGAAGCAAACGCTATCGAAATGCCTTCTGCAATAGCTGACGAAGTAGCTTCGCTTCACTCAAAAGTTGTTGAGTCTGCCGCCGAAAGCGACGACAAACTTATGGAGAAATATTTCGAAGAAGGCGATTTAACCGAAGAAGAAGTTGAGCAAGGTCTTAAACAAGGCGTGCTTAATTGCGTAACAATTCCAATATTTGGCGGAGCTGCTTATTCTAACAAGGGTATATTCAACTTAATGAACCATATCATTTCCCTTTTACCTAGCCCCGACAAACGTGAAATAATAGCTACCGACGACGACGGCAACAGCAAGACAATCAAATGCGACGCAACTTGCCCTGTTGTTTTGAGAGTATTTAAGACCGTAGTAGACCCCTTTGTAGGTCGACTAACATATTTTAAATTACTTAGTGGTTCGCTAAAAAGCGGTTTAATGCTTAAAAACGCCAATAAGGACAGCGAGGAAAAGATAAGCTCAATGTATTTTGTTAAAGGCAAAAAACAAGAGCCTACCGATACAATCACAGCCGGCGACATCGGCGCAGTTAGCAAACTAAATACGCCAACAACAGGCGACGTGCTTAGCGAGGGCGTAGAACTTACCCTTCCGCCCATCAATATGCCTTCACCCGTACTTTCAATGGCGGTTTACGCTGCAAAAAAAGGCGAAGAAGACAAGATTTTTGCCGGACTATCCAAACTTAAAGACGAGGATATTTCTTTCTCGGTAGTTAAAAATATTGAAACAAACGAAATGCTACTTTCGGGCGTAGGCGAAAACCAACTTGACATTTTGTGCCGTAAATTAAGAAATAAATTCGGCGTAGAAGCCGTGTTAAAAGAACCTCGCATCGCATATAAAGAAACAATCAAGGGCAAAGCTACCGCCGAAGGCAAACACAAAAAGCAATCGGGCGGAGCAGGTCAATATGGCGTAGCTACAATCGAATTTGAGGCGGGCGCAGCCGACGGTATGTACGAATTTTGCGACAAGGTCGTAGGCGGAGCAATACCCAAACAATTTATTCCGGCAGTAGACAAGGGGCTTAAAGAAGCCGTTAAAAAAGGTATCCTTGCAGGTTACCCAATGATTAACCTTAAATGTAGCGTAATTGACGGTAAATATCACCCCGTAGACAGTAAGGAAATCGCTTTCGTTTCGGCGGCAAAACTTGCATACGAAGAAGCTATTCCTAACGCAAAGCCAATTCTTCTCGAACCGGTATATCTTATTAAAGTAACTGTTCCCGAGAGCTTTATGGGCGATATTTTAGGCGACCTTAATAAGCGTCGTGGTAGAGTGCTAGGTATGGAGCCTGACCAGGGTAGACAAATTATTTCCGCCGAAGTTCCTATGGCTGAAATTACTAAATACGCAACCGACCTGCGTTCGATGACGCAAGGCAGAGGCAGTTTTACTTTGGAGTTTATTAGATACGACGAAGTTCCCGCATTGTCGGCTACTAAGATTATCGAAGACGCTAAAAAGCGCGCGACCGAAGAAGAATAA